A stretch of the Malus sylvestris chromosome 10, drMalSylv7.2, whole genome shotgun sequence genome encodes the following:
- the LOC126587702 gene encoding ferredoxin--NADP reductase, root isozyme, chloroplastic-like, producing MSHLALSQGSLTVTVPLGSDFSLRRSVFKARSVSFNDKSWTPILPLDFKTKNGRLRNQRILCMSVQQASAPKVNVAPLQLEDANEPPLNTYKPKEPYTATILSVERIVGPNAPGETCHIVIDHGGNVPYWEGQSYGVIPPGENPKKPGAPQNVRLYSIASTRYGDYFDGKTTSLCVRRAVYYDPETGKEDPSKNGVCSNFLCNSKPGDKIKITGPAGKIMLLPEDNPNATHIMIATGTGVAPYRGYLRRMFMESVPKFKFGGLAWLFLGVANTDSLLYDEEFTKYLKDYPDNFRYDIALSREQKNQRGGKMYVQDKIEEYSDEIFKLLDNGAHIYFCGLKGMMPGIQETLKRVAVERGESWEEKLSQLKKNKQWHVEVY from the exons ATGTCTCATTTGGCTCTCTCTCAG GGTTCACTGACTGTGACTGTTCCGCTTGGAAGTGATTTCTCCCTCCGAAGATCTGTGTTCAAG GCACGAAGTGTTAGCTTTAATGATAAATCATGGACTCCTATTTTACCTTTGGACTTCAAAACGAAGAATGGACGGCTGAGAAATCAGCGCATTCTATGCATGTCAGTGCAACAAGCAAGTGCGCCTAAAGTTAATGTAGCTCCTCTACAACTCGAGGATGCTAATGAGCCCCCATTAAATACATACAAGCCTAAGGAACCTTATACTGCAACCATTCTTTCTGTTGAGAGGATTGTCGGCCCAAATGCTCCTGGAGAGACTTGCCATATTGTGATTGATCATGGTGGTAATGTGCCTTACTGGGAAGGGCAAAGTTATGGTGTAATTCCTCCT GGTGAAAACCCTAAGAAACCTGGGGCTCCGCAAAATGTTCGCCTTTACTCAATTGCATCCACAAGGTATGGAGACTATTTTGATGGCAAGACAACTAGTTTGTGTGTTCGTCGTGCTGTCTATTACGACCCTGAGACAGGAAAGGAGGATCCTTCCAAGAATGGTGTATGCAGCAACTTTTTATGCAACTCCAAACCTGGTGATAAAATTAAGATCACAG GGCCTGCTGGCAAGATCATGCTTTTGCCTGAAGACAACCCAAATGCCACCCACATTATGATTGCCACTGGCACCGGTGTAGCCCCGTACAGAGGTTACCTCCGTCGCATGTTCATGGAATCTGTTCCCAAATTCAAGTTTGGTGGCCTTGCATGGCTATTCCTTGGTGTGGCCAACACTGATAGTCtcctctatgatgaagaattcACCAAGTATCTCAAGGACTACCCTGATAATTTCCGGTACGACATAGCACTTAGCAGAGAACAGAAGAACCAGAGAGGAGGGAAGATGTATGTTCAGGATAAAATCGAGGAGTACAGTGACGAGATCTTTAAGCTATTGGACAACGGGGCCCACATATACTTCTGCGGGCTCAAGGGAATGATGCCCGGGATTCAAGAAACCTTGAAGAGGGTTGCGGTTGAAAGAGGGGAGAGCTGGGAGGAGAAGCTTTCACAACTGAAAAAGAACAAGCAATGGCATGTGGAAGTCTACTGA